The Hydrogenobacter thermophilus TK-6 genome window below encodes:
- the pseB gene encoding UDP-N-acetylglucosamine 4,6-dehydratase (inverting), with amino-acid sequence MRFLEGKSILITGGTGSFGRAFVKFVLRHANPKRLIIFSRDEFKQWQLQKEFPESDYPQMRFFLGDIRDKDRLRLAFEGVDYVVHAAALKHVPTLEYNPFEAVKTNILGAQNIIEVAIEKGVKKVVALSTDKAVSPVNLYGATKLTMEKLLVAGNAYVGTKDTSFSIVRYGNVVGSRGSVVPLFLKLVSEGCRELPITDERMTRFWITLEEGVRLVLFALEESIGGEVFVPKLPSVKVVDLAKAICPDCVFKIIGIRPGEKLHESLIAEDEARDVRLVQHQGRTYYVLLPTFSFESKKAIEKWRGYSKMPEGFFYRSDKNDWWLSAEEIRELLEKAKEDIAYSNDSLR; translated from the coding sequence ATGAGATTTTTAGAAGGCAAGTCCATCCTTATCACGGGAGGTACTGGCTCTTTTGGTAGAGCTTTTGTGAAGTTTGTCCTGCGTCATGCAAACCCTAAAAGGTTGATAATTTTTAGCAGAGACGAGTTTAAACAGTGGCAGCTTCAGAAGGAATTTCCCGAAAGTGATTACCCTCAAATGAGATTCTTCCTTGGGGACATAAGGGACAAAGATAGGCTGAGGCTTGCTTTTGAAGGCGTAGATTATGTGGTACACGCTGCTGCTCTCAAGCATGTTCCTACGCTTGAATACAATCCCTTTGAGGCTGTAAAGACCAACATCCTTGGAGCCCAGAACATTATAGAGGTGGCTATAGAAAAGGGGGTTAAGAAGGTGGTGGCTCTCTCCACCGACAAGGCTGTGAGTCCAGTAAACCTTTACGGAGCTACCAAGCTTACAATGGAGAAGCTTTTGGTAGCAGGTAACGCCTATGTAGGCACAAAAGACACTTCCTTTAGCATAGTCAGATACGGTAATGTGGTAGGCAGCAGGGGAAGCGTGGTGCCTCTTTTTCTGAAACTTGTATCTGAAGGATGCAGAGAACTGCCCATAACTGACGAGAGGATGACACGCTTTTGGATAACTCTTGAAGAGGGTGTAAGACTTGTTCTTTTTGCTCTTGAGGAGTCTATTGGTGGTGAAGTCTTTGTTCCAAAACTTCCCAGCGTGAAGGTGGTAGACTTGGCAAAAGCCATATGCCCAGACTGCGTTTTTAAAATCATAGGCATAAGACCTGGAGAAAAACTTCACGAAAGTCTTATAGCTGAAGACGAAGCAAGGGATGTGAGGCTGGTGCAGCACCAAGGTAGAACTTACTATGTATTACTTCCCACCTTTTCCTTTGAGAGTAAAAAAGCCATAGAGAAATGGAGGGGATACTCCAAGATGCCTGAAGGCTTTTTTTACAGAAGTGATAAAAATGACTGGTGGCTGAGTGCTGAAGAAATTAGAGAGCTTTTAGAAAAAGCTAAAGAGGATATAGCTTACTCCAATGATTCCTTACGGTAG
- a CDS encoding AAA family ATPase gives MFSENLLSARSLEYLKKAKEIARSYKDSRVDTDHLMLALLSDENSPLSKYLEKMGIDRKEFYRRVSEYLGKLREQVEKASQQEAQHLIDLRSKIMQIKSDIGTLQVELEKIKRSKEELQREMERARRYGDYWGLQSLQVEYARLESIERQYRSQLESVERSLSTVFKQGDVKAFLDNKLTIDGLIRKALEDSALLKQVKELGLSPDRVKDMIAKRVFGKEPTFDYSENLVKVIENAQNKALQEGLAQVEPYHITSSLIEAKETIGGKLLEDVIGGEKMKDVTEQLKEEEKSPLERFGVSLTNMAREGKLDPVVGREKEINQVIEVLLRRTKNNPVLVGDPGVGKTAIVEGLAQRIVAKEVPVELQDKEIIAIDMASLLAGSKYRGEFEERLKKLLEEIKQKGNIILFIDEIHTVVGAGKAEGAVDASNMLKPPLARGEIRVIGATTVDEYRRYIEKDPALERRFQPIYVDEPTEEETIEILKGLRAKLEQHHKVKVSDEAIEAAVKLTKRYVTFRKLPDKAIDALDQASARKKLSVVSVPPEVQELERRIKALDEEVQKAYLEGNYEKEAQLKIKKVQLEKEKQDLLSRLGSTDLKIQEIKRRIEELEQEILRHSERGDYEKEAQLKIEKVKLEKELKELESKKAQALVVDWDDVAQVVSDWTGIPVSKLKEEEMQKLLRLEEELHRRVIDQEHAVKAVAEAIRRARAGLKDPKRPIATFLFLGPTGVGKTELSKALAELLFGDEEALIRLDMSEFKEEHSVAKLIGAPPGYVGYEEGGKLTEAVRRKPYSVILLDEIEKAHPRVFDLFLQVFDDGRLTDSHGRTVDFRNTVIIMTSNIGSQYLLGISVDGDEEFLQSEFERAKTKVLEELKYFFRPEFLNRIDEVIVFKPLTMKELLQIVDLLVASVNKRLEERNIKLILSQEAKRELARLGYDPAYGARPLKRVLQRYLETPLADKIIKGEIKDGSTVKVEYNENGFSFVSV, from the coding sequence ATGTTCAGCGAAAACCTTCTTTCTGCAAGGTCTCTTGAGTACCTAAAAAAGGCTAAGGAGATAGCCAGGTCTTACAAAGACAGCAGAGTGGATACTGACCATCTCATGCTGGCTCTTTTATCGGATGAAAACTCACCTCTTTCTAAGTACTTAGAGAAGATGGGAATAGATAGGAAGGAGTTTTACAGGAGGGTTTCTGAGTATTTGGGAAAACTTAGGGAGCAGGTGGAAAAGGCTTCACAGCAAGAAGCACAGCATCTTATTGACCTCAGAAGCAAGATTATGCAGATAAAGTCCGATATAGGCACCCTTCAGGTGGAGCTTGAAAAAATAAAAAGGTCAAAGGAAGAGCTGCAGAGGGAGATGGAGAGGGCAAGAAGGTACGGAGATTACTGGGGCTTGCAGAGCCTTCAGGTGGAGTATGCAAGGCTGGAAAGCATAGAAAGGCAGTATAGAAGCCAGCTTGAAAGCGTAGAGAGAAGCCTCTCTACAGTATTTAAACAGGGAGATGTTAAAGCTTTTCTTGATAACAAGCTTACCATAGACGGGCTAATAAGGAAAGCCTTGGAGGATAGCGCACTTTTAAAACAGGTAAAAGAGCTTGGTCTTTCTCCAGACAGGGTAAAGGATATGATTGCCAAGAGAGTGTTTGGGAAGGAGCCTACCTTTGACTATTCGGAGAACTTGGTAAAGGTTATAGAAAATGCCCAAAACAAGGCTCTGCAAGAAGGGTTAGCTCAGGTGGAGCCTTATCACATAACTTCTTCACTCATAGAAGCAAAGGAAACCATAGGAGGTAAATTATTAGAAGATGTAATAGGAGGTGAAAAGATGAAGGATGTTACGGAGCAGCTAAAAGAAGAAGAAAAATCGCCTCTGGAGAGGTTTGGGGTGAGTTTGACCAACATGGCAAGGGAGGGGAAACTGGACCCTGTTGTGGGAAGGGAGAAGGAGATCAATCAGGTGATTGAGGTGCTTTTGAGAAGAACTAAGAACAATCCCGTGCTTGTAGGTGATCCTGGTGTAGGTAAAACCGCTATAGTGGAGGGCTTGGCTCAGAGGATAGTGGCAAAGGAAGTGCCTGTAGAGCTTCAGGATAAGGAGATCATCGCCATAGATATGGCTTCTTTGTTGGCAGGGTCTAAGTATCGCGGAGAGTTTGAGGAAAGGCTTAAAAAGCTTCTTGAAGAGATAAAGCAGAAGGGGAATATTATCCTCTTTATAGACGAGATACACACAGTGGTAGGTGCAGGAAAGGCAGAGGGTGCGGTGGATGCCAGCAACATGTTAAAACCTCCCCTTGCAAGAGGTGAGATAAGAGTCATAGGAGCAACAACGGTGGACGAGTACAGAAGATACATAGAGAAAGACCCAGCTTTGGAAAGGCGCTTTCAACCCATATATGTGGATGAGCCTACGGAAGAAGAGACCATAGAGATCCTCAAAGGATTGAGAGCTAAACTTGAACAGCACCACAAAGTAAAAGTGTCAGACGAGGCTATAGAGGCTGCGGTCAAGCTTACCAAAAGGTATGTGACCTTTAGAAAGCTTCCTGACAAAGCCATAGATGCCCTTGATCAGGCAAGTGCAAGGAAAAAGCTATCAGTTGTTTCTGTGCCTCCAGAGGTGCAGGAACTGGAAAGAAGGATAAAGGCGTTGGATGAGGAGGTGCAAAAAGCATACCTTGAAGGCAACTACGAAAAAGAAGCACAGCTAAAAATAAAAAAGGTGCAACTTGAGAAAGAAAAGCAGGATTTGCTAAGCAGGCTTGGTAGCACGGACCTAAAAATTCAGGAGATAAAGAGGCGGATAGAAGAGCTTGAACAGGAGATCCTGAGGCATTCCGAAAGGGGTGATTACGAAAAAGAGGCACAGCTTAAGATAGAAAAGGTAAAGCTGGAAAAGGAACTAAAGGAGCTAGAGAGCAAAAAGGCTCAGGCTCTGGTGGTAGATTGGGACGATGTAGCTCAGGTAGTATCCGATTGGACGGGAATTCCTGTGTCTAAACTTAAAGAGGAGGAGATGCAAAAACTCCTGAGGCTTGAGGAGGAGCTTCACAGAAGGGTTATAGACCAAGAGCACGCTGTAAAGGCTGTGGCAGAAGCCATAAGAAGGGCAAGGGCTGGACTCAAAGACCCCAAAAGACCCATAGCCACCTTTCTCTTCTTGGGACCTACGGGAGTAGGAAAAACGGAGCTTTCCAAGGCTTTGGCAGAGCTTCTCTTTGGAGACGAGGAGGCTCTCATAAGGCTTGATATGTCGGAGTTTAAAGAAGAGCACAGCGTTGCAAAACTCATAGGTGCACCACCTGGCTATGTAGGCTATGAAGAAGGCGGAAAGCTAACAGAAGCAGTAAGGAGAAAGCCTTACTCGGTGATCCTGCTGGACGAGATAGAAAAGGCTCATCCTAGGGTTTTTGACCTCTTTCTGCAGGTATTTGATGATGGAAGACTAACAGACTCTCACGGAAGGACCGTTGATTTTAGGAACACTGTCATAATAATGACCTCCAACATAGGCTCTCAGTATCTTTTAGGCATATCTGTTGATGGTGACGAAGAGTTTTTGCAGAGCGAGTTTGAAAGAGCAAAAACAAAGGTGCTGGAAGAGTTAAAGTACTTCTTCAGACCGGAGTTTTTAAACAGGATAGATGAAGTGATAGTTTTTAAGCCTCTCACCATGAAGGAGCTTCTCCAGATAGTGGACCTTCTGGTGGCATCGGTAAACAAGCGTCTGGAGGAGAGAAACATAAAACTTATCCTTAGCCAAGAGGCAAAGAGAGAGCTGGCAAGGTTAGGGTATGACCCTGCCTACGGCGCAAGACCCCTGAAAAGGGTGCTGCAGAGGTACTTAGAAACACCCTTAGCGGATAAAATCATAAAGGGTGAAATAAAGGACGGCTCCACTGTGAAGGTGGAATATAACGAAAATGGGTTTTCTTTTGTAAGCGTTTAA
- a CDS encoding aldo/keto reductase: MIEKFVLGTANFGMKYGIAFKGRVEHGEAMRILERSQEAGIWGVDTAMVYGSAEEVLGEFFERKGKTFRIINKLPHKNYTSEAQIYSTVKESLKKLKVDHIDFLLLHSYKTFKSHPKLVIDALRNLKNEGIIKHYGISVYHPQEFIDFYTFCGESVAVEFPLNAFDRRFTKYLREWKSEGFILFARSVFLQGLFFLKRFEGNFKKVESKVKALKKLAEGLGMDLPCLLLSFVASFEELDGIVVGVDGLSQLEMNIRCLRELTKLNLEGFEVDDEDIILPYMWDS, encoded by the coding sequence GTGATTGAAAAGTTTGTATTGGGAACGGCCAATTTTGGCATGAAGTACGGTATAGCTTTTAAAGGCAGAGTAGAACACGGCGAAGCTATGAGAATACTGGAAAGATCCCAAGAGGCAGGTATATGGGGTGTAGATACTGCTATGGTGTATGGGTCTGCGGAGGAGGTCCTGGGAGAATTTTTTGAGAGAAAAGGCAAGACTTTCCGTATCATAAATAAACTTCCCCACAAAAATTACACAAGTGAGGCTCAAATATACAGCACTGTTAAAGAAAGTTTAAAAAAGTTAAAAGTGGATCACATTGATTTTTTACTTCTACACTCTTATAAAACTTTTAAAAGCCATCCAAAACTTGTGATTGACGCCTTAAGAAACTTAAAAAATGAAGGAATTATAAAACATTACGGCATATCTGTATACCATCCTCAGGAATTTATAGATTTTTACACCTTTTGTGGTGAATCTGTAGCCGTAGAATTTCCTCTTAATGCGTTTGATAGGAGATTCACCAAGTATCTTAGAGAATGGAAATCAGAGGGCTTTATCCTCTTTGCAAGGTCGGTGTTCCTGCAGGGTCTTTTTTTCCTCAAAAGATTTGAGGGGAACTTTAAAAAGGTGGAGAGTAAGGTTAAAGCTTTAAAAAAGCTTGCAGAAGGTCTTGGTATGGACCTTCCCTGCTTACTCCTTTCTTTCGTTGCGAGTTTTGAAGAGCTGGACGGTATAGTGGTGGGTGTTGATGGACTTTCTCAGCTTGAAATGAACATCAGATGTTTAAGAGAGCTTACCAAGCTGAACCTTGAAGGCTTCGAGGTTGATGATGAAGACATAATACTCCCCTACATGTGGGATAGTTGA
- the der gene encoding ribosome biogenesis GTPase Der produces the protein MKNQVLIVGRPNVGKSTLFNRIVGRRKSIVHGIPGVTRDIIESEASWKDKKFMVADTGGIFEGGEEMSEKVEKQVKKALSEAQVILFVVDGREGITAGDEYIARMLYPYREKVFLVVNKIDSEKLQKNVYDFYALGFEKVFPVSAQHGIGVAELLDALHSLLPDEPVKLEYSGIKVSFVGRPNVGKSSLINAILGSERVIVSEVAGTTRDAVEVPFEYKGKEFVLIDTAGIRRRPKVEYGVEFFAVGRSIKAIEMSDVVCLVLDISEGITNQDKKIAGLIERRFKGCVIVANKFDLVKATKEQAQDYIRKELHFLDFAPIVFTSAIRQEGIQDILDNAILVYQDYTKQHKTSFINRAVQKVLKEKAPPLHKGREVKVYYAHQEEAKPPTIAIITNYPDGWRESYRTFFVRRLREYLGIRYSPLKLIVRGRED, from the coding sequence ATGAAAAACCAGGTTCTTATAGTTGGAAGACCAAATGTGGGTAAATCCACCCTCTTTAACAGGATAGTAGGCAGGAGGAAGAGTATAGTACACGGCATCCCTGGCGTTACGCGAGACATTATAGAGTCCGAAGCTTCCTGGAAGGACAAGAAGTTTATGGTGGCAGACACAGGTGGCATTTTTGAAGGGGGTGAAGAAATGTCAGAAAAGGTGGAAAAACAAGTCAAGAAGGCACTTTCCGAGGCTCAGGTGATCCTCTTTGTTGTAGATGGAAGGGAAGGTATAACAGCAGGAGATGAATACATAGCCAGAATGCTTTATCCTTACAGAGAAAAGGTATTTCTCGTAGTCAATAAAATAGACAGTGAAAAGCTTCAAAAGAATGTTTATGACTTTTACGCATTGGGTTTTGAAAAGGTTTTCCCCGTATCCGCACAGCATGGGATAGGTGTGGCTGAACTTCTGGATGCTCTGCATTCTCTTCTCCCAGACGAGCCTGTAAAGCTTGAGTATAGTGGTATAAAGGTATCCTTTGTAGGAAGACCTAATGTGGGCAAATCCTCTCTGATAAACGCTATTCTGGGGAGCGAAAGGGTTATAGTGTCTGAGGTGGCAGGTACTACAAGGGATGCGGTGGAGGTGCCTTTTGAGTATAAAGGTAAGGAGTTTGTTCTTATAGATACTGCAGGTATAAGAAGGAGACCAAAGGTAGAGTATGGTGTTGAGTTTTTTGCGGTAGGCAGGTCCATAAAGGCAATAGAGATGTCGGATGTGGTGTGCTTGGTGCTGGACATATCAGAAGGTATAACAAACCAGGATAAAAAAATAGCCGGACTGATAGAGAGAAGGTTTAAGGGATGCGTGATAGTGGCAAATAAGTTTGACCTTGTGAAGGCAACCAAAGAGCAGGCGCAGGATTACATAAGGAAAGAGCTTCACTTTCTTGATTTTGCTCCCATTGTGTTTACCTCTGCCATAAGGCAAGAGGGAATTCAAGACATACTTGACAACGCCATCTTGGTTTATCAGGACTACACTAAGCAACACAAAACATCTTTTATAAACAGAGCTGTTCAAAAAGTACTCAAAGAGAAGGCACCGCCTTTGCACAAAGGGAGAGAAGTTAAAGTCTATTACGCTCATCAGGAGGAGGCAAAACCTCCCACGATAGCCATAATAACCAACTATCCAGACGGCTGGAGGGAGAGCTATAGAACATTCTTTGTAAGGAGGCTGAGGGAGTATCTGGGCATCAGGTACTCCCCTCTAAAGCTCATAGTGCGAGGTAGAGAAGATTAA
- a CDS encoding ABC transporter ATP-binding protein, producing MLLEVESLNLWYGEKHILKDVSFGIDAGEVLCIVGESGSGKSSILASIMGLLPKYAKVSGSVKFKGKEILGLAESEYRKLRGRYISTVFQEPSAYLDPLFKIGTQIEEAYIAHFGKKGAKQKSLQALKDAGIEDAERVYRLYPHHLSGGMKQRVCIAIATVCDPEVVLADEPTTALDVSVQEKILALFRRLRERGKAVIIVTHDFGVVAEVADRVIVLKDGQVVEQKDVFSIFDYPDHPYTKELLSAL from the coding sequence ATGCTACTTGAAGTGGAGAGCCTAAACCTTTGGTATGGTGAAAAACACATTTTAAAGGATGTGAGCTTTGGCATTGATGCTGGGGAAGTTCTGTGTATAGTGGGAGAGTCTGGCTCTGGAAAATCCTCCATTCTTGCCTCAATAATGGGTCTTTTGCCAAAGTACGCTAAGGTTTCTGGGAGCGTAAAGTTCAAAGGTAAAGAAATTCTGGGACTTGCAGAATCAGAATATAGAAAGCTAAGGGGAAGATACATCTCTACCGTTTTTCAAGAGCCTTCCGCTTACCTTGACCCTCTTTTTAAGATAGGCACTCAGATAGAGGAGGCTTACATTGCCCACTTTGGAAAGAAAGGAGCTAAACAAAAGTCTTTGCAGGCACTAAAAGATGCAGGCATAGAGGATGCAGAGAGAGTTTATCGCCTGTATCCTCATCACCTCTCTGGTGGTATGAAACAGAGAGTTTGCATAGCAATAGCTACCGTATGCGACCCAGAGGTAGTGCTGGCTGATGAGCCGACTACCGCGCTTGATGTATCGGTGCAGGAGAAGATACTTGCCCTTTTTAGGCGTCTCAGAGAGAGAGGAAAGGCTGTGATAATAGTGACACACGACTTTGGTGTTGTGGCTGAAGTGGCAGATAGGGTGATAGTTTTAAAAGATGGGCAGGTGGTGGAGCAGAAAGATGTCTTTAGCATCTTTGACTATCCTGACCATCCCTACACCAAAGAGTTGCTGAGCGCTCTTTAA
- a CDS encoding HIT family protein, with the protein MKMLWAPWRTKYVENIDQITQCFLCEAVRQPEERWREFLVLHRGRRAFVIFNKYPYNAGHLMVSPIEHMGDILSLDDETVLEMHKLTKACIRTLRICIKPHGFNLGYNLGRSAGAGLEDHIHLHIVPRWNGDTNFMPVLSETKVISQDLYELYDRIKPVFESVINAT; encoded by the coding sequence GTGAAGATGCTTTGGGCACCTTGGAGAACCAAGTATGTGGAAAACATAGATCAAATTACCCAGTGTTTCCTATGCGAGGCTGTAAGGCAACCTGAGGAAAGATGGAGAGAGTTCTTAGTTTTACACAGGGGGAGGAGGGCTTTTGTAATATTTAACAAGTATCCTTATAATGCCGGACACCTTATGGTATCACCTATAGAGCACATGGGTGATATACTCTCTCTTGATGATGAAACTGTTTTGGAGATGCACAAGCTTACAAAGGCGTGCATAAGGACTCTTCGGATATGCATAAAACCGCACGGTTTTAACTTAGGATACAATCTTGGGAGGTCTGCTGGAGCTGGGCTTGAAGACCACATACACCTCCACATAGTGCCAAGATGGAACGGTGATACTAACTTTATGCCTGTACTTTCCGAGACCAAGGTTATTTCTCAGGACCTTTATGAACTTTATGACAGGATAAAACCTGTTTTTGAAAGTGTGATAAATGCTACTTGA
- the pseC gene encoding UDP-4-amino-4,6-dideoxy-N-acetyl-beta-L-altrosamine transaminase, protein MIPYGRQYIDEEDIRSVIEILRSDFITQGPKVEEFERALAEYCGATYAVAFNSGTSALYCAYRALGIKEGDSFITTPITFTATVSMGVMLGAKPIFCDVEEDTGNMDVNLLEELITQNTKLVVPVHYAGHPVNMQKLWEIAQRHNLWVVEDACHALGSSYKGYKTGSCKYSHITVFSFHPVKHITTGEGGAALTNDRDLYEKLLQCRNHGIRRGEDWEYSVEFPSFNFRITDIQCALGLSQLKKLSTFVERRRKVAEFYKSRLSNNPHLDLPVEKPYAFHSYHLFPIRLRDEKRRREVFRRLRQSGIFVQVHYIPVYWHPFLNYPKGLCPVAERFYSKEVSLPIYPSIKDEELYYVVEKLEEILSD, encoded by the coding sequence ATGATTCCTTACGGTAGGCAATACATAGATGAGGAAGATATAAGGTCGGTAATAGAGATACTACGCTCGGATTTTATAACGCAGGGTCCAAAAGTAGAGGAGTTTGAGAGGGCATTAGCCGAGTATTGCGGTGCCACATACGCAGTAGCTTTCAACTCTGGTACATCTGCGCTATACTGTGCATACAGAGCATTGGGCATAAAGGAAGGAGACAGCTTTATAACCACACCCATAACCTTTACGGCAACAGTTTCTATGGGTGTTATGCTTGGAGCAAAACCCATCTTTTGCGATGTAGAAGAAGATACTGGTAATATGGATGTAAACTTACTGGAAGAATTAATTACCCAAAATACAAAGCTTGTGGTACCAGTTCACTACGCAGGACATCCTGTGAATATGCAAAAGCTATGGGAGATAGCACAAAGGCACAACCTATGGGTGGTAGAGGATGCCTGCCACGCCTTAGGCTCAAGTTATAAAGGATACAAGACTGGTTCTTGCAAGTATTCTCACATAACCGTATTTAGCTTCCATCCTGTAAAACACATAACTACCGGAGAGGGTGGAGCAGCACTTACCAACGACAGAGACCTTTACGAGAAACTCCTTCAGTGCAGGAATCATGGCATAAGGAGAGGTGAGGATTGGGAATACTCGGTGGAGTTTCCCTCTTTTAACTTCAGAATTACGGATATACAGTGTGCCTTAGGGCTTTCTCAGCTTAAAAAGCTAAGCACATTTGTAGAAAGAAGGAGGAAGGTGGCAGAGTTTTACAAAAGCAGACTGTCAAACAATCCTCACCTGGACCTTCCTGTTGAAAAACCTTACGCTTTCCACTCTTACCATCTTTTTCCTATAAGACTGAGAGATGAAAAAAGGCGCAGAGAAGTCTTTAGAAGACTGAGGCAGTCAGGCATTTTTGTCCAGGTGCATTACATACCTGTCTATTGGCATCCCTTTCTGAACTATCCAAAAGGGCTTTGTCCTGTAGCAGAGAGATTTTACTCAAAGGAGGTCAGTTTACCCATCTACCCGTCAATAAAAGATGAAGAGCTTTATTATGTGGTGGAAAAACTGGAGGAGATTTTGAGTGATTGA